The Stigmatella ashevillena genomic sequence GTTGCTCGTGCTCGGAGGTGAGACGGGCCTGGGTTTCGATCAGCTGGGCCTCGAGTTGGGCAAAGCGCATGTCCTTGTCCCCCAGGGCCCGCTGCATACCTTGAAGCGCCATGCCTTGCCGAGCCACTTCGGCCCGCAGAGCCTCCCGCTCGGCCAGGACGGCTTCCTGCTCCTCGCGGGCCTGAGCCAGCGCCTGCTCTCGGGTGGCCAGCAACCCGGTGAACCGGGCCTCCTGGGCCTCGCCCTCGCGGGCCCGGGCTTCCAAACGCTCCGTTTGAGCGCTCAGTTCCTGGAAGGCGGCCTTGCGCTCCGAGAGCTGGGCTTCCGCGGTCTGGCGCGCGACGTCGAGCGCCGCCATCTGGGTGGAGAGCCCCTGGGCACGCGCCTCCGCTTCAGCGAGGGACTGCTGCAACTCCGCCTCGCGCGCCTCTGCTTGGTGGAGGCGCTCGGTGTTCCAGGTCCGCTCTTGCGCCAGGAAGGCCTTCGACTGCTCGGCGGCGATCCGCTGCTCCTCCCACCGGGCCTTCAGGGCCTCCTCCTCCTCCCGCGCGGCCTCCAACTCGGTGCGCAGCAGCAACCGCTCCTCCCGCTCGGAGTCCCAGCCACGCCGGGCTTCGGAGAGGAGCGCGGCGACCTGCTCACGTGCGCTCTGCTCGGTATCCAGCGACTCTTGCGCGTGGCCGAGATCCAGTTCGAGTGACTCGCGCTGCTTCCGCTCGGCCTCCAGAGCGGCACGCACCTGTGCGAGGCCCTCCTCCCCCACGGTCCGTCCCTGCCGTTCGGCCGCGTGCGCCGCCTGGGACTGAGCCAGGGCCACTTCCAGTTGAGCGTGCTGTTCCTGGGCCGCGGTCAGCGCCGACCGAACCTGCGCCAGGGATTCCTCCACCTGGACGCGCTGCGCTTGCTCCGCGACCAGCTCCGCCCGGACACGGGCCAGGGCCTCTTCTGCCTGAGAGCGGCCTTCTTTCTCTGCGCTCAGCGTGTCACGCACTTCGGCCAGCGACACGTCCAGCTGGCGCCGCGCCTGGAGCCCCTCGCCAGACTCCGCCTGGGCTTGAGCCAGCGCTTCCTCCACCTGGACGCGCTGCGCTTGCTCCGCGGCCAACTCCGTCCGGACACGGGCCAGGGCCTCCTCGACCTGGGAGCGCCCTTCTCTCTCGGTGCTCAGCGCGTCACGCGCCTCGCCCAATGACGCTTCCAGCCTGCTCCGCGCCTGGAGTCCCTCACCGGACTCCGCTTGCACCCGCGCCAGCGCTTCCTCGAACTGGGTACGCTGGGCCTGCTCTGCGGCCAATTCCGCTCGAAGGCGGGCCAGGGCCGCCTCACCCTCGATGCGTTGCTGCTGTTCCAGGGCAAGCGACTCCTGGACCGACGCGAGCACCCCTGCGTCCTCAACACGCCCCGAGCGCTCCAAGGTCAACACAGCTTGGAGCTGTTCGAGCGCGACGGACGCCTGGGACCGAAGCTCCTGCTCGGACACCCAGGCGGAGCGGACCTGGGCCAGCTCAGCCTGCATCTGAATCAGGGCGTCATCCCCCTGGCGGCGGAGTTGCTGCTGCGCCTCCAGCAGGGTCCGCGTCTCGGTGAGCTGCGCTTCGCGCTGGAGACGCTGCTGACGCTCGGTCTCGAGTTCCGCGGCCGTTTGGGCCCGCACGCCGTCCGAACGGAGGCGCTCCTCCCGCTCGGAGGCCCACGTCTGCCGCAGTCCGGCCAGTTCCTCTTCGAGACGGACCCGTTCTTGCTGCTCCTTTTGGAACGCCCCCTCGGTCTGGGAAGCGGCGGCCTCCGCACGGGTCCTGGCCTGATGCTCCGCCTCGAGCGCCTCCTTCTGAGCCGCCAGCGCCTGCGCCAGTGCCTCGCTCTGCCGCTGCGCGGCTTCGAAGTCCTTCCCCAGGGCGTCGAGTGCCCCCGCCGTCCCGGCCAGCCGCTGCTGGAGTTCCTCGCGCGCCGCGCTCAGCTCTTCCGCTTGCTCCTCGGCCTGGGCGAGCGCGAGGGCCACATCAGCCCGGGCAGAGGACTCGGTCTGGAGCTGAGCGCGGAGTTCCTTCACCTGCTGCTCCAGCGCCTCACGCCCCGCGGTCTCCCCCGCGAGCCTCGATGCCAGCGCTTCGGTCCTCTCCCGCGCCTCGGTCTCTACTTGTTCGAACCGCTGCTCGGCCAGCTCGCGCTCCGCGTCGAGCGCCTGCGAGAACGTCGCCGAGGCCTTCTCGCGATCCTCCTCGAGGTCCACCATGCGCTCACGGGCTGCTTGGAGCGCCTCCTCGAGCTTCTCCGCCGCCTCCCGGGCATGCGTCTCATCGCGCTGGAGGGACTCCCACTGGGCCTTCAACCGGGCCGCGTCCGCGCGCGCCGCCTCCAGCTCGGTCTCCAGCCCCCGCAGCTCCGACTCCTGCGTGAGCCGCTGCTGCTCTGCTTCATGCCGTCTGGACTCGACGGCGGCGGCGCGCTGACGACTCTCTTCCAACCCCCGTGCCAGTTGGGCCAGCTCCGCGTCCTTCATCAGGACGGCGTCCGCGGAGCTCCGTGCCTCTTCTTGCGCCCGGGCCAGCTCGTCCTTGAGGTGCTCCACGGCGGCGAGCGCCGAGGAATACTGTCCGGCGATGCGCAGCTCGCGCTCCCGCGCGGCCTCTGCATACCGGCGGCGATCCTCGGCCTGCTCCTGGGCCCGGTCCGCCGCGATGCGGTCCTTCTCCCGATCGATGCGCAGGTTCGAGAGCTCGTCCTGCAAGTCCCTCACCTGGGCATACGCCTGGGTCAACCGCTCCCGCGTCTCCTCCAGCGAGGCTCCCACCTCCTCGCGGCGGGCCCGCTCCAACCGGTGGGCCTCCTGGGCGGCGAGGACCTGGACACTGGCTTCGGTCTGGGCGCGCTGGGCCTCCTCCATCTCCAGGCGCTGTTGCATCAGGCGCCGCTCGGCATCGGAGAGCCGCTCCTGGAGCACCTGCTGCTCCAGCTCCCGGCGGCGCAGCTTCGCGGACAGCTCGTCTCGCTCCCGGGCGGCCTGCGGGGTCTGCCGCGCCTGCTCGAGCTGCGCGGCCAACCGCGCTCCCTCCTCGCGCGCCACCTCCAAGGAAGGCTTGAGGGAGGCCACCTCCGCCTCGCGGTCGGACAGGTCCGCGCGCAGCTTCGAGACCACCTCTTTCAGTTTGCCCGTGCGCTCTTCCCAACCCTTGGCGCGCTGGGCCACCTCGTCCAGCCGCCCCCGGGTGAACGCCAGCGGTTCCGGAGGAAGCTGCACCCAGGTGGGATCCATGCTCCGCGCCGGTTCCTGGCCCGCCACCACGAGGAAGTAGGCGGCCTCGCCTCCCCGGATGAGCGAGCCATCCACCTGGAGCCCCTCTCCCCGCTCGAACGCGAGCTGGTAGCCCAGCAGGGGGCTCTGGGTGGCCACCTCCACATGGGAGAAGTGGGGCGAGAGCACATCCAAGAGCTGCCCGTAGGTCGGCGGGGCCCCCTCCTCGACCTCCATGAGCTGCCACAGCGCCAGCCCTCCTGGGTTGCGAAGGCCGCCGATCAGATACCCCTGCTTGGACACCAGCCGCGCAAGCTCCTCCAACAGGGCGGGAGCGCGCACGTAGGGGGCCAGGTCCGCCACCAACACCACATCGAAGCTGCCCGGCTCCAGGTCGTCGTAGACGTTGGCGCGGAAGCGCAGCGTCGGGCCTCCGTGCGCCTTCTGAGCCGCCTCCACGGCCGCCAGGTCCTCGTCGCAGGCCACCACCACGCGCGCACCGCGCTCCAGGAGAAACCGGGCGCTCTCGCCCCCAGTGGCAGCCACGGCGCCCACTTCGAGCACCCGGCGGCGGGCGCACAGACTCTCCGCGAAAATGTACCGGGGCAGCAGTTCACTGGGCCCCATGCGGCGAAAGGTTGGGTGCATGGGTGTGTTCGCGAGTAGGAGTATATCCGTGGGGCTTCAGGTCCCAAGGAAAGCGCCGCGGCGGGAAGTCCCCCAGGGCGCGCTCGATTGAACGGAGGGCAGACACGAATGAACGGTGCACCTCAGCAGGGCTTTGGCTACCGCGCGAAGAGGACCTTCACCCGGGTGCTGGTGACGA encodes the following:
- a CDS encoding methyltransferase domain-containing protein, with the translated sequence MHPTFRRMGPSELLPRYIFAESLCARRRVLEVGAVAATGGESARFLLERGARVVVACDEDLAAVEAAQKAHGGPTLRFRANVYDDLEPGSFDVVLVADLAPYVRAPALLEELARLVSKQGYLIGGLRNPGGLALWQLMEVEEGAPPTYGQLLDVLSPHFSHVEVATQSPLLGYQLAFERGEGLQVDGSLIRGGEAAYFLVVAGQEPARSMDPTWVQLPPEPLAFTRGRLDEVAQRAKGWEERTGKLKEVVSKLRADLSDREAEVASLKPSLEVAREEGARLAAQLEQARQTPQAARERDELSAKLRRRELEQQVLQERLSDAERRLMQQRLEMEEAQRAQTEASVQVLAAQEAHRLERARREEVGASLEETRERLTQAYAQVRDLQDELSNLRIDREKDRIAADRAQEQAEDRRRYAEAARERELRIAGQYSSALAAVEHLKDELARAQEEARSSADAVLMKDAELAQLARGLEESRQRAAAVESRRHEAEQQRLTQESELRGLETELEAARADAARLKAQWESLQRDETHAREAAEKLEEALQAARERMVDLEEDREKASATFSQALDAERELAEQRFEQVETEARERTEALASRLAGETAGREALEQQVKELRAQLQTESSARADVALALAQAEEQAEELSAAREELQQRLAGTAGALDALGKDFEAAQRQSEALAQALAAQKEALEAEHQARTRAEAAASQTEGAFQKEQQERVRLEEELAGLRQTWASEREERLRSDGVRAQTAAELETERQQRLQREAQLTETRTLLEAQQQLRRQGDDALIQMQAELAQVRSAWVSEQELRSQASVALEQLQAVLTLERSGRVEDAGVLASVQESLALEQQQRIEGEAALARLRAELAAEQAQRTQFEEALARVQAESGEGLQARSRLEASLGEARDALSTEREGRSQVEEALARVRTELAAEQAQRVQVEEALAQAQAESGEGLQARRQLDVSLAEVRDTLSAEKEGRSQAEEALARVRAELVAEQAQRVQVEESLAQVRSALTAAQEQHAQLEVALAQSQAAHAAERQGRTVGEEGLAQVRAALEAERKQRESLELDLGHAQESLDTEQSAREQVAALLSEARRGWDSEREERLLLRTELEAAREEEEALKARWEEQRIAAEQSKAFLAQERTWNTERLHQAEAREAELQQSLAEAEARAQGLSTQMAALDVARQTAEAQLSERKAAFQELSAQTERLEARAREGEAQEARFTGLLATREQALAQAREEQEAVLAEREALRAEVARQGMALQGMQRALGDKDMRFAQLEAQLIETQARLTSEHEQLELLGVQLQSARRFAGRASTAESSLEAERALLEAARAEFARLQETLQAEQARLRQMELERTALDAEREQLRAEATRAQEALTAEQDRARRADSDIQRVQSELTVAKAARVRLESRVMTLESSSVEATRALEAERTRERQEVEESSRKREQEGKEIAERLAALQGEHSLLKEQAESLGAEKKILLEDQVRLETRLQELTARLETPVVDPSLTSELGLLRERSEAATAEVKALREELAQKAAQEEALQTTLAERAEKLEALQKRLEASDAELATLRRAAAAPPEPPRAVSSEPVGRRPTPVAVSQGAVRTPAPVSGTPVRRPATSGAPPVLTPAAGGAGSPPVLTPKPGPRPGSAVTPAPVPRKPGGPDTAPPKGDGKE